A DNA window from Desulfonauticus submarinus contains the following coding sequences:
- a CDS encoding CBS domain-containing protein, translating into RKCIEKVEAKKAKDIMITEFVYLKPTDHVMEAEALIVERGINSLPVLDENKRLVGEVNRRDILAYFSSICEYCALKNFQAVDVSTIDCPEKIQECYAKLIAEEQ; encoded by the coding sequence TAAGAAAATGCATTGAAAAGGTAGAGGCTAAAAAAGCAAAAGATATTATGATTACTGAGTTTGTTTATTTAAAACCTACTGATCATGTTATGGAAGCTGAGGCCTTGATTGTAGAAAGAGGAATTAATTCTTTGCCAGTTTTAGATGAAAACAAAAGACTGGTGGGCGAGGTCAATCGCAGAGATATTTTAGCCTACTTTTCTAGTATCTGCGAGTACTGTGCCTTAAAAAATTTCCAAGCTGTGGATGTTAGTACCATTGATTGTCCTGAAAAAATTCAAGAGTGCTATGCCAAGCTAATTGCAGAAGAACAATAA